A window from Salvelinus fontinalis isolate EN_2023a chromosome 8, ASM2944872v1, whole genome shotgun sequence encodes these proteins:
- the LOC129860435 gene encoding TAR DNA-binding protein 43-like: MAELYIRVAEDENEEPMEIPSEDDGTVLLSTVAAQFPGACGLRYRNPVSQCMRGVRLVEGILHAPENDWGSLVYVVNYPKDNKRKMDEMDAASAVKMKRSIEKTSDLIILGLPWKTSEQDLKDYFATFGEVIMVQVKRDVKTGNSKGFGFVRFTEYETQSKVISQRHMIDGRWCDCKLPNSKAGPDEPMRSRKIFVGRCTEDITTDELRQFFMQYGEVTDVFIPKPFRAFAFVTFADDQVASALCGEDLIIKGVSVHISNAEPKHNNSRQMMDRGAGAFGGQGYGGGRGGLGSSGSSGVNFGGLSLNPAMMAAALQSSWGMMGMLANQQGQTNSAGTAAAGQTSATRDQSQAYSSNSTSYSSPSSASLGWAAGTNSASSSGFSSGFGTSMESKSSGWGM; the protein is encoded by the exons ATGGCAGAGTTGTACATTCGCGTGGCAGAGGATGAAAACGAAGAGCCAATGGAGATCCCATCTGAGGATGATGGGACTGTTTTGCTGTCAACAGTTGCAGCCCAGTTTCCCGGAGCGTGCGGCCTACGTTACAGGAACCCTGTGTCTCAGTGCATGCGAGGCGTCCGTCTAGTTGAGGGTATCTTGCATGCACCTGAGAATGACTGGGGTAGTCTGGTGTACGTCGTCAACTACCCAAAAG ATAACAAAAGGAAAATGGATGAAATGGATGCTGCCTCTGCGGTTAAAATGAAGAGGAGTATCGAGAAAACATCAGACCTCATTATCCTTGGTTTGCCTTGGAAAACATCTGAGCAAGATTTGAAAGACTACTTCGCCACTTTTGGAGAAGTCATCATGGTGCAG GTCAAAAGAGATGTTAAGACTGGGAACTCAAAGGGTTTTGGCTTTGTTCGGTTCACTGAGTACGAGACTCAATCCAAAGTGATTTCTCAGCGACACATGATTGACGGAAGATGGTGTGACTGCAAACTACCCAACTCTAAG GCAGGTCCCGATGAGCCCATGCGCAGCCGTAAAATCTTTGTTGGCCGCTGCACAGAGGACATAACCACTGATGAGCTCCGGCAGTTCTTCATGCAGTATGGCGAGGTCACCGACGTCTTCATTCCCAAACCCTTCCGGGCTTTCGCCTTTGTCACTTTTGCAGACGACCAG gtTGCCTCAGCCCTGTGCGGAGAGGACCTGATCATCAAGGGTGTCAGCGTGCACATCTCCAACGCTGAGCCTAAGCACAATAATAGTAGGCAAATGATGGATCGTGGGGCTGGTGCGTTCGGGGGCCAGGGCTATGGCGGTGGTCGTGGAGGGCTAGGGAGCAGTGGCAGTAGTGGGGTGAATTTCGGGGGGCTTAGCCTTAACCCAGCAATGATGGCCGCCGCTCTGCAGAGCAGCTGGGGCATGATGGGTATGCTTGCTAACCAGCAGGGTCAGACCAATTCGGCAGGCACCGCTGCCGCCGGGCAGACCAGTGCCACCCGAGATCAGAGCCAGGCCTATAGTTCTAATAGCACCAGTTACAGCAGCCCCAGCTCAGCTAGCCTAGGGTGGGCTGCAGGCACCAACTCTGCCTCCAGCAGTGGGTTCAGTTCTGGATTTGGCACCTCTATGGAGTCAAAATCATCAGGTTGGGGAATGTAG